The nucleotide sequence aaaacctctctgggcaatctgctcCACTGACCACTCTCACAGGAAAAGGGTTTTCTGACTTGTAGATGGATTCTCCTGTATTTCAACTTATGCCCATTGTCTCTCAGCCTGCTGCTAAGCACCACAGAGAAGAGTCTGGTGGTTTTCACTCCCCCTCCAtgatatatttataaatgtttgtAAGATCCTTCctgaaccttctccaggctgagcagtcccagatctctcagcctcttctcataCAACAGCTACTCTGCCTCTTCATCATGGCCTTCTGCTGAACTGACTCCAGTAATTTGTGTCTCTTGTTCCAAGATGCACAGAACTGGACCCAACACTCCCGATGTCTCACCAGATCTGAGCagaaaggatcacctcccttgagctGCTAGCAACACTCTTCCTAGCACAACCTGGGAGACTGTTGGCCTTCTGTCTAGTCTGGCTCACGGTCAGCCTGTTATTCACCGTGACCCCCAATACTTCTTCAAAACGTGTCTGAACACTGGCTTCCTCTTTCAAAAGAGGTCACACTcagatggtggaggtttcttccgcTCCACGCCCTCACTGTGCCCTGCTCAGAAGGAGGGAACTGGCAGGAGGCCCAGCTTGGATCCAGGTTCAGGACTGACTCAGCGGCAGGGAGAGGTCACATGCTTTTTAGTAGCCCAGAACAAGTTTAGCAAGTACCCAAGACTATCAAAGTAGTATTTTTATGGTTTTTATGGTTTCATAATAGCTTCTAAGAATTTGGAAATGGTATTGATACAAAAATTTGTCCAATTCTTACAATACAGGAAACAAAtgtagcctttcagtacttaaaagtggcttgtaagaaagatggggacagactttttagaagggtgtgttaaAAGACATgggataacagttttaaactaaaggaggggagattcagactagacacaaggaagacatttttcacagtgaggtggtgaaacactggcagaggttgcccagagaggtagatgccccattcctgaagacatcccaggtcaggcaggacggagctctgagcaacctcatctagttgaagatgtccctgctcattgcagggggctggactagatgacctttgaaggttccctTCTaacattctatgagtctatgataaTTTATGAAGAGCACAAAAGAGCATGTCATTTCAAGTCCTCCACTTTCCCAGAGTGTTGTAGCTATATGAATAAGGCTACATTTCCCCAGTCAAACCTGCAAGAGTATTCATGTATCACCATAGCCTGTAGAAATATTATAGTCTTTTATTGATCCTTTGTTTTACAGATTCAGATTTAACTTTCAATAATAAAGTTCAATAAATTGATTCCCTAATCATAAAAACTTGTTTTACACATTATGTACAGGTAGCCAGAAACTAGAGCCATACAGCATGTCACAGCTAAACCACAGACCCTCACACTGAACAAGCGGGGAGAGGCACTCGCTGCCACGACACACATTCAGAGATCAAGTTGCAGATATGCACAGTGCTTTTGGCACAGCTCACTGAAGATTGCCCACAAAGGGACAGTAAAATAATCCCAACTAAGTGATAATGTGGATTAGTTCAACTACATTAATTCCAGGAGGAACACTTAACTCACAATTAAACTAGCCATCAGAAGAGATTTGATTAAGTTGAATCAAATGCAGCTGAACTAATCATTTTAGTTTCATTAAGCATCCCTCTATAGACAAATCCTAGACCTTGATATCCATCTCCAATATAAAATCTTTTTGAGATATACAGGAGATTGAGGACTGAGAGGAGCTCAGGTATTAGAAGTATTCTTTGGCAGTTTGATacaattataaaaaaatattacttttgagGACTAAACTAGTATTTTCCCATTTTATACCTTTACTGCCAGCACCAGAACTGTTTCTGTGATACAGTAACATTTACATGTGTTAACTTAAACAAAACATTAcattttaatgaaacaaaattcACATTACAGATAAACTTCAATAAAGACACACTCCAACAGGCTATGTGCTCCCCACAAATAAGTTAAACTTCACATTCAGTGACAAAACTCTTCCTATAGCAATGACAGAACCCAGGAAACATTGCAGGACTGTTCATCTGTGCTGTGCAGGAGCTGGCAAACACCAGAGACCAGTCTGCAAAAAGCAGTCAACTGTACTCTGAGCATTCCAGCTCATACGGAATGTTAGTTGATGTCAAAACCATCAGTTAAGTGATGAAAACATCCCTTTCTCTTATATGAGATATACCACAGTGTTCTCCTGTAAGGGCAAACTGACCTTAGTATGACAAAAAACTGCAGCTAAGAGTTTACACAATCTGCTTTATAACATCACATCAAGCTACAACAGTTAAAATACACTGTTTCACAAAGCAGCAGTCAATTTAAAATCTGGCAGTTCCCTTTTAAAAGCAGTTGTTTTCCCTTCTAGTGACACACCTATCCTGAAGGAGAGCAAGTCAGATTCATTTTgaagaggggaggggaaaaaaacgacaacaaaaaccaaaaaaaaaaaacacccacaaaccacaaaaaaaaaaacacacaaaacaaaaccaggaagcaCTTTCAGAATGAAGTGTCCAATAATTCCAGAGTCTGCAGGGTAAAAGGCTGCAACATTAGAGCTGTGTTGCTGGAGACAAACATTAAAGATACTGCTTTGTCCAAATGCTGctataattattttcaaattactCCCTATCATAGGTATGGAGCTCaaccaggacattccatgatGAAGACCATTTAGCTAATGATCTACTTAGACAGATACTGTAGTGCAGGTTTACTTCATCTTTTCTGTTCTGCTACAGACTCCCATTCAAACTTCTAATGCACAGTTCAAAACAAACCTAACTGAAGGCTTAAGTAGACTCCCCTCCTGGGCACACAAGCAAGTCTCATTCACCATGGAAGTGGAATCCAGTCCCTTTTCAGATTTTTCAGCAAGAGATGCCAGAGCCTGAGCCAGTTTGTCACCTTAAGCAAGAATTTTATGGGGAAAATGGGTATATAGACAATACATACTAGTGTTTATGCTTATTCCATATGGAAAACTGACCTGATGCTAAGAGAAGTTTCATTCAGGGCTGTAAGAAAACTTTTTCTTTAAGatgtaaactgaaaaaaaaaaaaagaaaaaaagaggatggATAGTGCTACACAGACTGCCTAACCCACTTACCATAGAAGCTTCCATTCCTTTTTACAGAATCTTCTCAGTATTTCTAGAAGTTGATACCACTGCTGACTTATTCTCAGTTAACAGAACTGACCCCTCTGGAATTCACATTATAAATATATGTGGAGATAAACCAAGTGATTAGCTCAAAAATGCCTGACCATTAAGaactacaaacaaaaaaccccaaacaaaacatcaccaccaaaaaaaaaaacaccaccacacacacacaaaacacatacacccaaaaaaaccaaaaacaagttAACATGAGAGCTCTTCCTCAGATTTATGGACCTTCAGGGTATGGAACTCTTATTTATGTTTTCCTGTAGATTTCACAAGACTTAATTCTCACACGTTGTTTTGGTCACATGGACATGAAAGTCAGGGTAATTCAGCTTTGAACAGCTTTGCTTGCAATAactgtcttttgttttttaaaggaaatctgtGCATTTTCCCCTCCCCATAGATTCTCACGCATTCACACAGACTCTCTAGAAAGGTAAGACACTTTATTGAATTTGTTGATAAATTAAGAAAGGACTATGAACCAGACTTATGGGTCACAGGTGCTTGTAAACAGACATCAATTCCTTCCCACAGAAAGCCTGACTCCACATGCTTCGCAACAAGTCACTTTCCCCAGCGTTGCTCACAGGCTGCATAGTGatggagggcagagaaaaagtCTTCATAGCTGATGTTCAGGTGGGAAGGCAAAGAACTGAGAAAGCAAGTTACAAAAGTTAAAATTAGCTTTCATAAACACTGCATGATTCACATGGTCAGTCAGGAATATGACTACTCAAAGCTGTTGTCTGAGCAACCTTGTGAACTTGTTCTCAACACTCTTACTGCCACTCAACTCTAGTAACTAAACCAGCTGTCAATATCTTGTCACCCTCTAAATAAAGTCCACCCATTAGAGCACAGAGGGCACTTCAAATCAGTGAGAAAGCTGGAGAAGCACAGGTCTGCCCAGACATTTAAGTGCCCTATAAATACTCTCAAGATTTAAGAAATACAGCAACTCTAGTCAGTCCAGTTACTGCCAAAATTGGAAAGTAATAGAGGCATGATCATCTTACATTATCCTATTTCTCTTACATCCTTAGCTTCCCTATTAGAAACCTGATAGTACTCAAAATCCACATAAGGAACACCAACAGAACTGGGATTGGGCGACCAAAGATGTTCCTTAAACCTGAAGAGTAAAGCCTGCTGTTGCCTAATCATGGCTGAAGGAGCAATGAATATTCGACAGGTTTcacttaataatttttaaataccaTCAAATCAATCACCAGACACTTTTGTTTAGACAGATCTTGGCTATTTCCATAAGGTAAGTCACACAAAAGATCTGTTTAGTTAGATATTATTCCAACCTGCTTCACAGAATTCTTAGGCAACTCACACAATCTCTGTCAGTCTGATGTGCCACGGAAGGAATCCTAATGTGCTGTCCACAGGACCAAACTTCAAGACTAAATCAGGATCAGGAAATCCATTTGTACCTGAAAGAACCGGTTAAATTAGGTTTTGTTAAATTTGTCAGACTTATTTTAATTCTAAACCCTAAGGcatctgctttttctttaaatgcattttttttttaaatgaactgaagCTCCTGAGGACAACTTAACAATTAAAAGCCCAAGAGGACAGACTGGTCTTGCATCCCCCGAACAGGCCCAGTTACAGTGTTATTGTAATGTCAGGGAGTTTTCAAAGACTTGCTAAGGCAGTGACAGGAACAGTTACATTGTTTTCAATAACAGCAAACCTTAACACTGCTGTTTAAACTGACTTGTTCTAGTTTTGTCCAGGCAAACTTGTTTTTAGTAGCATAGAACATGCTGTACCTTGACCCATACCTACTACAGTCCTAACTCAACTATGTGAAGTTACAGtccagaagactaaaaggaggaaaaaacaaaaattaaaaaaaaaaaaccacaaaaccaaaaccacaccacacaccaaACTTAgggaggttccactgaaaaagAACAAATTGGTATCACAAACCATCAAGAAAACcagttgtaaaacaaaacaaacaaaaacacaaaaccctgTCAGATGAAGTGTCTCTTCATCAGTATGGAGCTAGACAGACAACTTTAAAAACAACTTTTACTATGAAATTTCAGACAAGCTATTGTAGGTGACATCTTTCTGGTTAATGATTAAGGAAGAACAgggcaatatttttttcctgttactaAGTGGACAGCACAAGCCGCCCCAGGGCAGGGATAGGTAACACTGAAGGACTTCACTAAGTGCTCATGCTATCCATAACTTAAAAACCCAGCCACTGTCCTTCCACTCAACTCAAATGGGTATACAAACAGTGTTTGGAAAAAGCTAAGCTTCCTTCCCTGAAAAGCCAAGATGAAATACTACAGTTTGATGCACAAGGAAGTCTCCCCAAGTAAAGATAAGCTAATTAAATCTTTAGTAGCTTGCAGTCTTGCTCACCAGTCAGAGTGTCCTACTCATCTCCCAAGGTTAGTATCATTTGGCTGCTGTCATCGTCTCCCTTCCACACACTTCTGCCATGCCTGAACTACTCCAGGACAAAACTGGCAGACATGCAAAATAAGCTTAGAACGAACAGTCTTAGTCCAGCTTTCCCTGCTGATTCTACCAAATTGATTAGGGCTACGTGTGGAAACCAGTACAGAACCCCAGTGGGACCCAAGAAGGCTAGCTGTTTTTCATGCACCTACCTACTCATCCAAAAAGTATTCCAGCAGTCATAACCCTACTTTGTTATAACGCTGCCATTAGTCATGATTATTGCATGTTCTTGGTTTTACCCATTCCTTTATGCACTAATTTGCCAAATTAACTGCACAAGGGCTTACGCTGCACAATGCCTACCTTTAGCAGATGAAGTTTAACACTGCCTATTTGTTCTGAATCTCAGATGTTATTTCTCAGTTTTCACACTTACTTCAAAAAAATAGTCAAGACCTTTTTATAAATTTAAGTTCAGTTGTAGAGGAACTGAACTTTCAGAATAAAGGACTAGGAAACTAAGGTCCTATCAGATTTTGCCCCACCCAAGTTTTGAAATTGAAGCTGGAGATTGAGAAATTCACATCTTCCCTCCTCACTGACTCATCACAATAATCCTTTTACCAGAGGTAAAGATGCTATTTTCCCAAGCATGTGCATTTCTAAGGAAGGATGAAGTACTTAGATATGAGTACTGTGTGCCACAGTCCAAATCTTATCTCAAAGTTAAgcagcttttgcctttttttttctgatgtgttcACAAGTCAGCATGTTAGTACGAAACAGCTTTGCAGGGAAGCAGTGAATACTTAAGAGTGGAGACTCTGGAGGAAGTAGACAGCTTTAGTCATCAGCTGATTCAGTAACTGAGCACTCCTCAGCTGGCTAGTTCAGCAACAGGATCTTCAACACTGCAATGGCTTTTCAAACAGGAGAACTTTCAGATAGCCCAGTTAATGCTAATATTTCCTTCTGGTTCCTatctaaaggaaaatgaaaatgtacACTGTAGCATTACAGTCAGAACAGCCTATTCACAACACAGTTCTGTGCTTTCCACCCTGCACCCATTTCTCTATCTAAATATAATGACACTACCAATGCTTTCCATGTGGAAGCTCCCTCAGAGCTGCTGGAGTTACAGCACTCTGCAAGTATTGCACACAATAATTTGGGAGCAGACTCAAAAAGAGGTCTAAAGACTTGGACACTCAAGGGACAGGATCTGGCAACATCCCTTTTAGGTCAAGCGTTCTGTGAGGGAACGTGAAGGCATTTGTAGAGCTGACAGCACTACCCTTCTCTTATCCACACAGATTTTACAGGCTAACTTAAAAAGCCTTAACTTTTAGTCACATTCTTCATTAGGAAGGCAGACATCAAATAGAGACAATATTATAATGCAGCTGGCACCTACTTTCATGACAACAAGCTGGTTAGCTGAGGCATTGCTCAGAAGAAAGTACTCTTACACTGAAGAAAACTCAAGCTGTAAAAATTAGAGCATGACTGCATTAGGAACCGAAAAGCCACACGACAAGCTAGAACCATACCATTTTAGGACTAGACTTCAATAACTGCATCCTAAATATGAACAGAAAGTTAAACTACATTATCATATAttcaaaaaaatgtgaaaaaaatcagaaacttaAGTCACCAAGAACACAAACCCCAAAATATAGTTACTCAAATACTGTTTACAGAATTTACTGTCAATTTAGATCAGTAACTCACAGGTGTTTATGTTCAATACTTTGCCAATAAGGATACAGAGAAACTAAATTTGCCTGCAACCAAATTGAGTAGTTTCATAAGCTGCTGTTAAATAAGTCATGAAAGAGTAGTTCTTCACCTCCAGCTGTCCTAAACATTAAAACCAGACAAATTAATAAGCAGAACTAGATAGAGATACTATCTTTAGTATATCTGAAttatattataataaaaataacatataATAATATACTATATAATTTAATATATAATTACAATATATAGTTATAATATAATTATCTCTAAATATCTCTATTAGACACTATCTTTACTATCTTATTAGCCACATAGAATAAGCAGTCTGTTTCCAAACTCTATAGTTTTGACAGATTAAAAGTGtaagagatttatttttctgtgctcAGCTAGCATGCATTACTTGAACAATAAGtctgctcattttttttctttttaaggtcaTGCAGACTGGACCTAATACTTTTAGCACTCCTAGACAATGAAATGCACGGATATGAGGTCATGAACAAGTGTTTGCAAAGCTCCAGTTAAACATCGCTGGCCAAAATACATACGAGTACCAGCTGTCACCAGTTCTTTATCAGGGATGCATTTTAGAAAAGCAGTTATTCATTTCTTTAAGTTGCCTTTGGGGTATGACGGGATAGATGTCCAAGTTATTTATTCAGGTGTCTTAGTAAACATGTTTAATAATTCCATTACAGTTAGAAGTTGTCATGCAGCATGCCAACAGCAGGGGTAGAATTCAGTTTGAAATTAAGATTAAAGCATCTAAACTGCTGCTGTAGTCAGTCTGCATGGCAATTCAGCTGACCACCCATttggagaatttaaaaaaaaaaaaaaaaaatcactctccaAGTCCAATTAAATGGAGCCACACTGCAATAATGTGCCTGCAGACATCCAAGTTCAAGTGTGCAATCTGAAATCTGTACCCTGCAAAGTTAATTACAGTTGCCATTAACATCCATGGATTGCCTAGGAGAGCTGAGCAAGTACTAAAGCTCCATTGCACCATTGGGGAAGCAGAAGGTTGTTCTGAACTACTTCTCCCAGATGTGACATTAGTGTAGACCTGCCCTTTCCATAGCTATTGCAcacagccaacacctcagtgcaCTGTCAGTAATCTGCATGAATTAGTAACACAGATAACTAAGATAGTGGGTTATACAACAGCAAAAGATCTGCAAATGCTCCATCATTCGCATTCAACGTGATAGTTGCTCAGCAGTACAAGCTCTAACTGCTGTAATTAGATCCGGAAAAGACTCTCTGCCCATAGCCAGGTTTGCAACATACTAACTCGCAAAAAGTTAACCCAGGTTATAATAGTCCAGTTTCAGTTGTACTTTTTCCAGAAAGCTCATCACAGAACATCCCACAGAGGTTGTAAACTCCGAAAAGCAGAGACTCTCCAATTTAGCTTaaggttttcttttcctgctcagaTGAAAAGCTCAAAAGTGAGTAAACAAGCAAGAAAGTTTTTGTAGAAGTCTGAAAGCAATAATCATAACTTACCCTGATAAACTAAGCATCGACACACACATTCTAAGCAATAAATATACTAGAAACTAAATCAGTTATTAATCAAGtactccttcccctcctccccacagaCCATGTCATACTTACTACTTAATAAGTTGTCTAAGACATTCACATCCAGGTCTGTGTATGTTCTTTGCTGCTGTGCTACCGACTGACAAAAGTTCTGAGCAGCTTTTACTATGTCTGCTTTTCCATCTTCTGGGGACAGCACCTTCAATGTAGATTGGCAATTTAAAACTGAAAGTACAAAACACAGtttaaaagcaacagaaatatAGTTGTTTTGAATATGCTTTCGATATTGACAGGATATGATCACAAATAACTTACAAATTACTTCATATATTATACAGCTAGTCAGATATCTTCTGGATTTGCTGTATTACTAAAAAGCAAGTTGAAGGCACTATTTTGAGGAGTCTTGTGAAAAGTGGTTtaattaatgtcagttttgacaCTTAGAGTCTTCCAGTGAATTATCATTTGTTGTTATACTCTCAGacaaagcagcagaaagaagGTGCCTGGATAGTAACTTGAGGGGTAGTAAGCAATGCAGAAAGACTTGCAtttcagggaaaggaaaaaaggaatatgTTTTAACAGTTATTGTGAACATTCATGTGACAATGATTACATTAAGATGGGGTCCTCCCTGAAGATGATAACAGGATCTTTCAGCCACAGCTCAAAATTAATGCAGGAGTTACAAAGCTGATTTAAGATTGTGACAGAGAAGCTAGGGACCAGTTAATATTACTACAGATTAATGGGTGAGTTCTGGTACTGTGACGTAAGAGAACAGTTCACAACAATCTTTTTGTCCACACTATTATAAGAGTCTGCTGACATGACTTGCATCATTGTCAGTTTTGATAATGCAACTAAGAGGTAAACGTACCAAGGATGCTGAAGACTACTCAGCCTGAAGTAACTGGGTTAGATACTAGTGTCTGGACTCGAGGCGGGTATAGAACTTATGATTGTTATAGCTAGAAACTTTAAAATAGCATTTCTTAAAACTGCAGAACCTGACTGCAAAGGACCACAGAATACAGTCAGAAGATTCATAAGAACAAATAGAACACGTTGGTCTATCCAAAGCCACTACAACCAAAGTAATTGTTCCTTAATGTTGTTTGATGTCATATATCCTATGTTAAAGAAAATTTCTCTAACAGTATTCAGAAGTGAAAGACATCTTTTTGCTTCTCAGAAGTGAAAAATTGCAGTTCATTATTATAAACTGGACAGATGTCAGCTTGATCAGTTCCAAGTACAAAGCACCTGGTCTGACTGCGGAGCCCTTTAAGAACGAAAAATTCTAAAAATTACAGAAACCACTTCTGTTATTCATAGTTTCCAGCACAAAGGGTTCCTGAGACTCAAATGTACCCTTTCAGTCAGCAAGTCTGAGCAGTCTTCCAGTAGTTCATTTGTTTGGACATAAATATCCTGATTTAGGTAAGGGTAGTTAAGTATGCTGGAGTTTAAGACATTGACAGCATGTCTACCCTGTTTTCTGCTGGTTATTTCAACTTTCACAGGAACAGACAGGAATAACATGAAACTCGGGTGTTTTGATGGAAATGTTAGCACTTTAGCCTAAGCTGCTTACAAGCCAAGTTTATGCTACAACATCGGACTTGATACTGGAAAACTGGCACAAAGGATCTCATCATCCTATTAGCTCTTGTAGGGGAAGCAAAACTCAGCCAACAGCACCTGAAACATGGCTAAATGTACTACAGCACTAGTGACTGTTTCTTAACCACATAATAGGATTGGCTTAAAAAAGAACGTTTTTTTTATTATGAGACCTATTTAAACATTGAGTTGTAGGACAGCTAAAAGTATCAGCCTATGCCTCCAATGTAAAGGCTTGCCTTAGTAAATAAATGCTTGTGATTTACTACATTTTGAACAGACTTCTAGTGTTTGTGTTAGTCAGCATAGCTAAGTGAATACTTACAGCAGATTGTGCTGAATAAGGAACATTAACCTTGAAACATATTCCTGCTTTCCACTTGTACTACATGCAAAAGCTGCCGTCACAGGTATTTTTAAACTTATATCCTTTACTTTCCTGGTGCCATTATACATCGCCACGACAACCAGCTGTTTTgctctttccctccttcttctcAGCTTTGAGGTATAAATGTGGAAAAATGGAATTGCATTGTTTGCTAGCTTGACATCAGTTCCTTTACTGCAACTCCAGTGTTTTTTCAGTTCTCTCAACAGAAGAATTCATCTCCCTGAAACAGTGGGGAGTTGAGCTACACTGATGCATTAAAGGGGTGATGGCACAAGAGCCATACTAAAGGGAAGATCAGACAGCCCAGTAATGATCACTATGGGAAGGAGGGAGCAACACTTCACTGTTAGTTAAGAAGAAATATCCACAATGCAAGTTTACTACTAGCCCAGGAAGGTTGCATGTGTTCTGATCAGTGCTTAATGAGGGAAAAGGTCACTGTATACTGGAATGTGCTTAAGTCAAAGCAGAATTATTATTTACACATGGCTATTTAAAGTCATACCAATCCCACCTTGCAATTAATCTTACCTTGATCAGCTTTGTCTTGATTTGCAAATTTCACCATGTACTTGGAGCAATCTAGTCCCAAGAGTTCTTGCTGCTGTTTTAAGATTTCATCCATCAATCTCGAATTATTCCTCTTGAAAAtacctttcaaaaaaaaaaaaaaggctgtattGTCAGTCAGCTCCTATAAAGAGTGTTATAAAACAAATCCAACGCtaggcaggaagaaaaaaaagaattaggtAGGCAGTACTGGTTTCAAACTGGAGTTTACAAGTACAATAACAATCCAAAACAAATGCTACTGCACATGACTAATTTCAGTGACCTTGGAAAGGCAACTCACATGCTTTTGTTCCTCTTTTACCCAGCCTGGTTTCAGTAGCAAGCTGCAATTGCATAAGGGATAGTTTAAGGCTTAATTCATTGTCCCTAGCATGCTAGCAATAGTTTGATATAGCAATACATGACCAACACAGGATCATCAAGCCAAATGAACACCAAGTTTCTTGAACACCTAGCCCACGCTGCTGCTGATTTGCAGTTTATGTCTGTTGCCACACCATTAAGGCCGCAGGCTAACAAAGTAAGTCACCACAAAGCAAGAGCCAGAAGACTAAATCAGCATATCACACCATGTCCAATGTCACAGATTTCCTAATAAGAGGGTTTCACAAGGAACATATATTCCAAGAAGTTAATGCAATCCTCAAGGACTTCTTTTACTTA is from Patagioenas fasciata isolate bPatFas1 chromosome 3, bPatFas1.hap1, whole genome shotgun sequence and encodes:
- the NUS1 gene encoding dehydrodolichyl diphosphate synthase complex subunit NUS1, which produces MSGAGGLAWRALHALLHALLCLQRALLACLRGRVANGPRAWLWRRAASAAASCALLAPAAGAFAFRKAGAGRRRPGGAAQGRQRWRSDGRALQKLPVHMGLVVTEEEPSYADMASLVVWCMAVGISYISVYDHNGIFKRNNSRLMDEILKQQQELLGLDCSKYMVKFANQDKADQVLNCQSTLKVLSPEDGKADIVKAAQNFCQSVAQQQRTYTDLDVNVLDNLLSSTNGFPDPDLVLKFGPVDSTLGFLPWHIRLTEIVSLPSHLNISYEDFFSALHHYAACEQRWGK